The genome window gatgtggtcgaagaagggcttgcttttggggtggtggttgggcacaccaaatatctgggtgaACAACTCtcgcaggagggcgtagtgaggattttttgaaaagttctcatcgaaggagagaattggacgtgatccctttaggcaattgcctgtcactttcatttctcccattgtgtaaactgtgaaaattgatagtttaaataaatttgaacgtttcaaaaagttaatgaattaaaatgagaaaatgaaaaaaaaaaaagcaaaaaatcaaaacctcattggaaaatagaaattcaaagattaggacagaagtaggaaataaatttgaaaagacaatatggaattgccagattaacttactattctcaaccaAAAATTTGGCAGAGGGACCACTTTtgacatttgaaaaccacatgtaGAGATCTCTCTtcctcctcccttcgaataaaaccgcCTTGTTACAATTTTTGGCTTCGCAAATCTCGTTCACCACCTGGAGGTTCTTCTGCCTTTCCATTTTAGCTTCTGTTCGATGATGAGGCATGAGTGACTTCAAATCCTCCATCAAGTGACGGTCTCGATGATTTATCCCTCTGGACGCGAAGACCAAGACCCTTTGTCGGTTCGTCCATTTTTCCTGGAAGTAAAGAGGTGGATGAAACAGAGTGACCTTAGTTCGCTCAGCGTTATCTGCTGAATGAACCACGGAATTTGAATACATCAGATCTCAGTTTTg of Diachasmimorpha longicaudata isolate KC_UGA_2023 unplaced genomic scaffold, iyDiaLong2 ctg00000132.1, whole genome shotgun sequence contains these proteins:
- the LOC135171966 gene encoding ribosome biogenesis protein BRX1 homolog, giving the protein MTNKSLKRKREMENVKQGIPKDEGEVLPAKRSSDEPPVKREKWTNRQRVLVFASRGINHRDRHLMEDLKSLMPHHRTEAKMERQKNLQVVNEICEAKNCNKAVLFEGRRKRDLYMWFSNVKSGPSAKFLVENIYTMGEMKVTGNCLKGSRPILSFDENFSKNPHYALLRELFTQIFGVPNHHPKSKPFFDHIYTFSVLDNRIYFRNYQILTEDGGLAEIGPRFILNPVKIFAGSFGGETLWDNYFYISPAKYRQAVNKKAGGKYINRLEQKTAQKAHKPEVSYAFNPLDDIFK